Proteins encoded by one window of Lycium barbarum isolate Lr01 chromosome 11, ASM1917538v2, whole genome shotgun sequence:
- the LOC132618406 gene encoding uncharacterized protein LOC132618406, producing MEEHPLVKFEHWVEGGGMWSGDFNFRSLILSFLSVSQLDLLKKGVFGQFMDLVDVHLSDSIFHCLILSQLSSSNDSALKFKIFDRVCVFDSESFRLITGLDSCVGDFSVVSSRPNRLLRLYFPNQYRIRLCDLKSFLQIKSSNHTGGFWERSSDPVRLAEVYIMERVLLGRNEKCVVKGHLMKIIDDDSL from the exons atg gaggaacatcccttggttaagtttgaacactgggttgaaggaggtggcatgtggagtggtgattttaattttcggagtttgattttgtcctttttgagtgtctctcaattggacttgttgaaaaagggtgtgtttggacagtttatggatttggttgatgtccacctgagtgatagtattttccattgcttgatcttatcgcaactttcatctagtaatgatagtgcgttaaagtttaagatatttgatcgcgtgtgtgtatttgattccgagtctttccgtcttattactggtttggattcttgtgttggcgattttagtgttgtgtctagcagaccaaatagattgttgagactttattttccaaatcagtatagaataaggttgtgtgatctcaagagtttcttacagatcaagtcaagtaatcatactggtggtttttgggaaagatctagtgatcctgttagacttgctgaggtctatataatggagagggttttgttgggtcgtaacgagaaatgtgttgttaaaggTCATCTAATGAAGATAATTGATGATGACAGTCTTTGA